TATATGAGatagcaaaaaaaaatcttccccAACCATATTGGAGGCACTTAGTGcgacaatatttcaaatttggtaacatgatagtagctcattCGGAGTCACAaatcaagatctacaactcttgatatgAGTGTTACCTAGCTTGAGTAAACATCAATTGTGAAATCCTGACAATTGGAATGGACCAAAATCATTTTGAACTgctggccaaaatgatatactcgaaaTTTCGAGTTTAAACTTCATGAGCAACTTCAGGTGCTTATATAGTTAGTACAATCATTGAGAAACTTCATgtcctcatataattggagatccaagaaacttgaggtttcaatttttttttcaatttataacaacctcttaaggaacatcaggttcctagataattggattaagaaacatttagtttcaataGGAACTCAAGAGGTTACAATAAATTTGTGAAATAACACAATAATGCTTACAAtttgcttattgtaagcaaaagatATCAGGCATGTGAAAtgaatctcaatgttcttattaaTTAGttaatgcaatttaatttgaccaGTGCCCTTTCAAAAGTGGCTTGATAATCATCTACCATATAGTGTACCATAGGCGACACACGCCCAATTTACAATTTCCTCACATGCGTGGATGTTAGGACAGTATTTACATTGACTCTTGATTTCTCTGTTGtcatgatccacttctggtggcatttcatggtatagcCATGTCAATCGGCTTTCTTATTATACAATAAGATCCATGAAAGGGAGAGGTTATACATCTTTGGTAATATTGGAGATACAGGATGcaaagagacaataatatgtgcacttctggagccatcaatcagatatgtaagatctgagatgattgttatattCGCCTCATAAGCATAAGCCTTAGTAATGTTTTTTGGACACCATGGATAAAATTGCATTGCCTGAAAGTCAatcaaaacataagtttgaagatgacaaaaatcaaatttgtaagaattgaaCAGTGGATCTCACAATATATACACGAAGCTTCTAGTCCGTGTTATACAGGTAAAACATGACGTTCAATTATTGTATTGTTTTCGATGTAGATtaataacatcaaatgcattttgaacttctggccaaAATGATTATTCGAAATTTGGAGGTCTGAGAGGATTGTGAGTccgtaataaaaaaaattacttcaatgaaaataaggaaattaaTATAATGCTAGGCTTGCTagcaaaatttaaataaaattatgCGATAAAATGAATTGGGAACTTCTGGTTCCATAAGTGAAGGaaatacacagaacttctggcCTGGTTAACTTCACAATACATGATAATCTTGTATCTCATCTCACAAAAGACAATAGGAGAACCAAGTTCTCTGATCTAAATGCTCTGGGCATCCACATCTTCTCCCTTCTTCGTCGGTTGCAGACCTGGACTGTGAGAGTCCAACGGCTGTATAAGAGACAGTTAGGGTAGGCCAATGCCGGTGAACTCTCGGGAAAGCAAAAGTGATCGAAAGAAGGCGGACCACTGGAGCATGACGACTCCGTTTCAAGGCTCTGCATCAAGATTTGAGTTCGACTCCGGTGAGGTAGCTCGATTTCAAACGGAGTCTGAGTTAACTGCTCCTGTCAATGTCGGACTCGTTGGTGGTTGTAGGATCTGGCGTTGAAGTTGATTTTTGGTCTGGAGGGTCCAATGGTCTGAACACAACAAAGATGGATGCAGGAGGTTGGTCTAGATGCCGAAGATTTGGGATTGTGTTATGTCTTGCAGTCGTCTAATAAAGGTCTGACGGTGGTGGGTAGAGCTGTCATGGCAAGGAgaaggggggaggggggggggagggagggagggggagagagagagagagagagagagagagagagagagagagagagagagagagagagtcatcgATCTGAGTGGCATATGTAGTTTATTAAGTAAGACGAGGGCAAAATTGATTTTTTGCACTTAAATGAGTGAGTGAGAATTATAATATATTATTGGAGTAAGTGAGAAAATTTTCATCAATTAACAAAATCTTCTTACTCGCTCCCACACAGTAAATAATTACAATTTTAGtacccttttattttttttgaaacagaGGAGGCAACAGCCAAgcaaaacaaacagaaaaacaCTACTTAACCATAATGACCGGTATAGAAATTCCTAGGCAATCTCTTGAGTTGTTTGACCATTAGGATTCAGATCACCGAGCCTAGTAGACAATCTTTCCTGCATTtccaaaacaataatgtttgATGCGGTCTGGCTTGAGTGACTGGATAATGGCCTGGGGGAGCTTGCTGAGGATTCCACTGCAACCAGACTATGAACACTTTCTTGCAGCGTAATAGTATGGGAACTGATGTCCTCTTGGTCGTACATTTGGAGTAGGATGCAAATTCTTCTCCAAAATGAGATGTTTGGATCAGAGCATATCAAAATGTGCCGATGCTGATAGAGGAACATAGCTACAAATATGAGGAGAGCTAATGATGAAGAAAGCCAAGCAATCAGGAAGAGGCCCCAGAAGCTATCAAGGCTAAGAGTAAGAGGCCTGTTGGAAGAGCCCGTGATGTTGGGGCCCATACAAATTGCTTGCTTCCCGAAACACTTGTCCTCGATTGTTCTAATTTGATCTTCCTTTTGCAGATTAGTGATCACTCCTGAGACATCACGTGTGAGATGCGAACCCTTTCGGAAGACCTGCggatcaaaattcaaattcaaagaaCATGAAATCCATATATATcctagaagggccctatatatgtAGAAGGACTAAGATCATAATAGGATATATGTAAATGAGTATCAAAGCAAGAGCAGAGAAATAATGAGTAAACTTACAAAGGAAAAACCATTGTCAGTTTTAGAAAATGCCGTCTCAACCACGGTATATTTTGAGCAATAAGTTGAAACAAAAACCTTCATATAAGGGGCTTCATCAAATGCAGCAGATATACTCCCTTGTTCGAACAGTTCATGCAACCTTTCTATGGAATTATAGGTCCTAAGCTTGTCTGGATAAAATCCTACTTGTTCCAAAATCCCCTGGACAAAAGAATCTTCTTGTAAGCCAACAATGTCACCATTCTTCAGGAGAAGGCTTACATCCGTTGGTTGCAGCTGTTGAACTGTTAAAAGTGATGATAAACTGGCGGTATAACTTTGAGTCAGTACGAGGACAACAAAGCACCACACGATCACTACAAACCTAGCTAAGTTGCTCACTAGTTGATCCcctgttacaaaaaaaaaataattattaataataaaaaggaTAACCATCACCACTTCATTAATATACTAGCCTTCTGGAAACCTACTTCTACGGCGTCAATAGGCTTTTTCAAATAAAATTAGAATGGCCAAATATAACATAACTAACTCAGCTAAAtttaaaataaactttaaatTTTGCTGTTTGTTGTATTTTACAATTTCACCCTCTTATAATATATCTGCTTCGTTTGAACAGTTTCTTTAAGAAAAAACTTCAAACATCTTCAAAGGTTGTACCAAATTCCAACTTCTGCATTTAGATTATATTAATATATAGTATAGTATAGATGGAGAAAACTTACCGTGTGCGAAAACCATGGTTGAGAAGGAGAACCACAAACTTGTGCCAATTTGGTTTTGCAGAGGCCCGCGAAAGCCTTTGTTTATCCGATGCTCCAGAACCCAGACGACAAAACCCAtgaatataaaaaaacaaacactTAATAACCACACCTCCCAGGTCAAAGGCTTCAAGAACACCCATGCATTTTTACTACTTTTGCTGCGCTTGACAGGCAAAATCATTGATATCCCAGTATCAGTGTAAGGCAATGTAAAGTCAACATACAAGGACCTGTTTGGTCTATTTGATAGATCTCCCACTGCAGCATCATAATTCTGTGAAGTAAAAATGGCATCCTCTCATTGAAGAAATTTGCAACTCTTGCTAGAATAAATGTGAAATATAAAAACAAGGATGATATAATAtaggaaaagttggcaaaaatAAGTGTTATACCCCACGAAAAACTTGAAAGATCAAATCATCATAGCTGCCAGCTGGGTCACCATTAGGCCTTTCAAAGGGGATAAACTCGTAAGAAACTTCATATGGTAATCTTTCTACCACTGCTGTAAATACATCTATGCAGTATCCACTGAAAGTGGTAGCAGGAGCACGGCTCACACGTACGAACTCTTGAAACCCATGATTCACCGGAACTAGAACTCTCATCCAATTCCCATGTTTAGGAATCTCCCAACCTTTGGGAGTGGTGATCGTGTCTCCAGGCCAAATAATTGGTCCAAACGCATTGGCATCCATAAAAGAGAATCTGCTTGTGTTTGTGCTTCTGCTAGTTGAATTTAAGTTTCTTACAAGTCCCTCTTGGAGTGTCCAGTATCCAATCTCTCTTTCTCCATTACCATTTACATTAACTATCTGAAAATTTGTTGACCGCAGTTGCCCATAAAGAAGACTAAAGTTTCCTGAAAGGCCTCTAAATACTGTACTTGAAAGTGCTTGTACTAGTTCAGGATCACTTTGTGAGACACCTAATCTTTCTAAAATATTAGTGGAATGGTCGGAAATGTTCAACTTTTGGAAATTGAAGTTTGCAGCCCTAACCTTTTCAACTGCCATGGCCAATGCCCAAACAGCATCATAAGCCCACAATCCAAAAACATCCAATTTAACATTAAGGATTGTCGGATTATCCTTTTGGAATTTCATTTGCCATCTAAGTTTGAAATGTTCAAGCTCTTCTGTATTCGGAACATAAGATTTCAAACCTATCACACCTAGCATGTTATCTGTGACAGAAGATTTTATGGAACCAAAAAAGTTTGTCATCCTGTCTGTCGTTATCCAAGCATAACCTTCACCCATCATACCCATCTCCTTAGCGATTGCAAATAGCCGAGAGCCAAGAGAGGGTAACATGTGTACTATGAATACCCTTGTTTGCATTGTCATCAACTGGTGAAGCTTTGCAACAATTTGGTCATCACTGGCCATTGAAGGAATGACACACCAGTAAGGGATACGAATATCTACCTCTTGCAAAGCATTAGTCAGATAAGGTATTACTCCCTCCCCAAACTCATAATCAACGTAGATGGGTACTGCTTCACTCCATCCAAAGTTTTGGATGATGGATCTTATGACTTTCACTTGAGATGAGTCATTCTGTGCAACTCGGAAAAAATACGAAGTTGGGAAAGTAGTTATGGAAGAGCTTGTTGTTGAAAATGATATTATGGGCACCTGAGCGTTATCTCCAAGATTCATTGCATACTTTGCTTGCATTGATGATTCCGGCCCTATTATGATGGCTTGCACTTCTAAATTCTTTATCAAGTCTACAGCTGTTTCAAGGGTGAAATTTAGAAAGTAAAGAAAACCTATGCAATTCAAAATATGTCATAGTAGCTTGCTAAATTTGGATCCATTTCTGGCTGGCTTGGGTTTAGGTCTCAGGTTTTGGGAACAGAGTTTTTCATTATGAGCTCAGGTCAAGGCTCAGGCTCAATCGAGAGCCCTGAGCATTAAACAATTTGTTTAAGGTATTACTATTCCGTCTCAACAGTATATTACGCTATAAATGAGGAAATACTATTCTGAAGATGAACTCTAATTGATGTTAACAAGCTAGAGTCGGACTCTGGCTACAGTCTAAAGCAAAAGTCAAAGAGAACCAAAGAGCTGAACTAGACATAAATCATGCCTCAAACGTTGGGCAGTGTGTCAAACTAGATGAAGGATCAAAGTCAATGAGATATAACATCTAACAGaaatgtcatcaaaaaaaaaaaaaaaaaaacatctaacAGAAAAAATACCAATCATATACAAAACGTACTGATTATGATTCAAACATATATGCGCGGAACTAAAACAAAATATTGAAGCTCcaaaaaaagaaatcaaaatatggaaaaagggaaagagagaTGGAGAGAACCTTCACCAGcttcaacaacaacatctcCCTTGGAGTCCCTTATGTGGAGCAGCAGCCTAGTCTTGTAAGAAGCATGAGAGGCATAGAAGTCTGAGATGGCCATATTGATGCAGCTTAGCCCAATCTTTCCAAACAATGAATCAACATCGAGGACCACACCCACATTCACTGGGACAGTTGTGTCTTGTGCAACGGCCAAGGAAATTCTAAGGAATAAGAACAAAAGAGAACAAACATAACTGTTAGGATACTTGATCATGCTTCAATCTATTGGAAGGTGCGCTATTGATGGCAATGAGTAAGAAGGAACTTATATAATGATTATGGGTGGTGGTGATTCAAACAAACTTCGTTTGAATCTCTTGGAAGCTTCAATGTAGAGTAAATTTTACGTTAGAAAAACGAAAATTCCAGGAAGCATTAAAATCATTAAATGTATATAAAATCAAGCCAATGACAATGTCTCACAGGAGAAGAGTCAATGACACATGATGTTCCCCTCCACACATGTAATTGACGATGtttagaaacaagaaaaaaaaaagaagaaggtttgACCTGATATATTAGAATATTAATGAAGGCatggaatatgtgtaaaatcttatgtataaacaaaaacattaTGGAACTGACTACAGATTTACAGAACACTTCAATTCTATTTTACAAGCAGAAGACTTCTGTAGTTCTATTATTCCTTATAACCAAAGTATATGGAATTTCTCAACTCGTAACCTGTAAGGAAGTTTATTACTGCTTCTCTCTTATGCACTAGGACCATGATCTCTAACAGATTTCTTCTGTCAATCGACTCAGGGACGACGTTTGAAAACGACCATAATTTACTCTATTGCTTTTTCATCTGCTAGACGAACCAAACAACAATACATATTACTTCTCCATTGTCATATCACAAGAAAACAACTAAAGTGGAACTTGTAGAAAGTAAAATCCCATGGAAAGAAGATGTGCCTTACATTAACGAAGAGTTTGTTATAACGAAATTGCATGGCTGCGAAAGAGAAATTCAAGATGTACTATTAgcaaaaattcaatttcaagccAAAAGTAACgtaaattataaagaaaaataatcaaGCTAAAAAATTTCAGCAAGCTGGCAATGTAAAATACAGTACTGACCTCAACTAGCTCTACATCGCCAACTGCAATTGTTCTGACTAGTGGGCAAGTCTGAAGGGAATAAACCCCGAATCTTCTCCTGCTCTCCATCTCTGGGAAATAggtaatgtttattttttaccAGAAAAAGGCAATACActgaagcaaaagaaaatagaaccCGCTATAGAAATTACTCACCCCATATGTACATTGCCAACTGCAATTTTTCTGCTCTCCATCTCTCCAAAATCATTTGTAACTTCAATCCCATTCTGAAAAATTTGGAGTGAATGTGAACCGACAATTGCAGACCCAGTTTTGAATCAAAAGGTGTGAAGTGAACGCACACGGGCAGAAAAGAACAGAAGAGAAGGACGTTTCCGTTTAAGGATAAGAACTCAATTAAAAATGCCTTCTAGAGTGAGAAGCTCTTCCTTCTCTCTAAAAGTCTTTACCTTCTTCCCAACCTCACCACTGACCCAATCCTTCATCCCTTAGATCTTCCTGCTCCCGTAGCCCTCCCACTTGTTCTCCATGTCCCCCCTTTCAGATTCCTTTACTATTGCCCACTGTTTATCAACTGCTCTACCCAGTTAATCACCAAACTTGTGGTAGTTTGTCCACTCTCCCTAGTTGGAGGTTTCTAAAGCTCTACCCAgtagaatattctgtaaatatttacttttctTGTATGTGTAGATTAAGTATCctgtataattgtaggagatCTTTTCCTATTAGGATTATACTTGTACCTCTATATATACCTCCTTTTTTGGAGATGAATATTATTATTGAAGCATTCCAAATACCTTGAAGtcttattttctacttggtatcagagcaggttcaatccttgaACTTGCACCGTATTCTGTTGAAACCCAAAACCCGAATTCTGAAAAACATACCTGAATTTCGAACCCGAATTCCGAAGAACATACCTGTCAATCCCTGCACTGTATTCCTCTGAAACCCGAAACTCGAATCTCAAAGTATTTCACGAACCATccggtcatatttattttgggtttgggttaatgctcatacaccccaaatccgggaaaatacttctcatacaccccagtgttttattttttgttcccTCTTACACAACATTTTCTCACTTTCCTTCATACCTACCCATCTTTTCAAAATCCCTACCATTAATACCCTTTATTCCTTTCTCTAGCAATTTTCTTTGACGTCTTAGTTTGTCAGAGTCTGCATTtgcatatgtctctttcataTAGTTTGCTatataattttgtttatttaacggttttagaaacgtggtgggcccatcagagtttttatttgaatatatatatatgaaattgacAATCATCCTCTAaattcgaaaggtaaacagtacaatttactattcataatttcgattgtagacagacttgagttgattgctatctgcaaaattactactaaggaactgcaaaaggagagagagaaattgaaaaaatcgcaaacctatagagataatcttagtagagattctcccaattactgggatattatttatagactacagactagaatttatagaatagaagaggagatagataatctcttggatgttctggaagaggaacaaaaacctcttgattatttgagcattggttagatccgcacctcactggtatcagagctgttAAAATAgttcaaggagaacccctccttaatggggactaTGTccgaattgttattagagaaaataaattctctactaaaatcttctgatgagaaatatcagaagctgttactagaagtatctagatgtcagtcgactctagaaaaactacctgctataatccaccaattggaaagattggaaaacaaactagattatatcaaggaacttccaaaaacggaagaagaaaaactgatgagtgtcagtagaaaaatcaatgaacagcaaaaaacgctggaaaaaatactgaaggacaagaaagtacctacagtaaaaaagaagactaatgggttcaaaccattagaaaaaccagactcaaatcgtgttccaaacatgatttttctggaaccatctactagtcagactagtatccggtatgaaaacccggaaaaaagagaaatgaagatgttaagcatctttggaaaaaagaaaggagtacaactcctgaattctgaagaatttgaatacaatgaaatcgagcacgaggtaaaaaacgcctcaattccaaagctagatttcaaacagatctacagacggggaacatttgacctgatggacagccatcatttcaaaatacttgaattcacaaccccctcaacatctggagagacagatctcttcatgatcactccagctgaagttgccagagcacaagcaaagaagtatcaatttatgcatattggagcagttcaagtcggcataaagcttttggcaagagaaggcatcaactgttcagtcctgtgtgtcctgcaagacaactgactgacagacttccaagctagtctgttgggaactctagaagcatcactgtgcaaccaagtagcatatttcaactgcttccccaacttctcaaccagcctgaaggatgcagcccactgtctccgactgagagtcaagacagatggcatatcaatgaaagaagatatgcaagaattggcgatagtatacagaatatactataaactgatgagcaccacagtagagCCGAAGACACGGAtttccaacatccctggtctcactactggattcctcaccaaccagaagaaccattcacagcagattcacaaAGTTGCTtagaatgaagtaacttttcctattgaatggaaattatccggtccgaaactaccagcagaaagtgcaaaagcaaaaatctacgagagtagaagaactggagaaatcagcctcaacttcgacaaccacagaaaaagtgatgtcggaCCTGAGAACATCAGGATACACAGCactcttctgagaagaagctatagcaccagagaagccggtgtcagtggtacaaaacccactattgaagagcccatatcagaagaagatctggaagctgatctgaacagaccagtccacATGCTCAGAGCagagaggctctatgatctttatgaaaaagctgagaattgtgaaagtcctgaacgattagaaaaactaatcgaagaaatgaaagaattcaaaatcagaaagacgagaaaagtctttccttatcaagatcttgaaatggaagatggagaaagctccagaactttcattagcagagaaaaagggaaagtaaaactcccagttcagaaagcccccacgggtaaaaaaggggaaagaaactccaaaagattcgtccccgaggacaatctgccaagagttccgatcacgaactatggcatctggttgaatctagacaagagtctagacaaaagaaaaaccattgaccaatgggtagatagcctgatgatggcctctgcacttacccttggcattCTAAAAACGTCAAGGCATTCTAAAAACGTCAAGATAGCTtggtaagtgtcatgaatgaGAATAGGCCATGGCATTCTAAAAACGTCATTAAAATTTTTTCATGACGTTTGGTAAATGTCATGAATGAGAATTGGCCATGGCGTTCTGAAAACGTCATGGAAAATGTTTTCATGACGTTtggtaagtgtcatgaatgaGAATAGGCCATGGCATTCTGAAAACGTCATTGAAAATGTTTTCATTACGTTTGGTAAGTgaaaaaatatatgtaaaatttgatttaaaaaatagaaaaaaactcagtaattctctagatataaatctgtgtgaagagagatctcctcaagggaaatctgtgtgaagagagatc
Above is a genomic segment from Rosa chinensis cultivar Old Blush chromosome 3, RchiOBHm-V2, whole genome shotgun sequence containing:
- the LOC112191720 gene encoding glutamate receptor 2.8 isoform X2, with product MAISDFYASHASYKTRLLLHIRDSKGDVVVEAGEAVDLIKNLEVQAIIIGPESSMQAKYAMNLGDNAQVPIISFSTTSSSITTFPTSYFFRVAQNDSSQVKVIRSIIQNFGWSEAVPIYVDYEFGEGVIPYLTNALQEVDIRIPYWCVIPSMASDDQIVAKLHQLMTMQTRVFIVHMLPSLGSRLFAIAKEMGMMGEGYAWITTDRMTNFFGSIKSSVTDNMLGVIGLKSYVPNTEELEHFKLRWQMKFQKDNPTILNVKLDVFGLWAYDAVWALAMAVEKVRAANFNFQKLNISDHSTNILERLGVSQSDPELVQALSSTVFRGLSGNFSLLYGQLRSTNFQIVNVNGNGEREIGYWTLQEGLVRNLNSTSRSTNTSRFSFMDANAFGPIIWPGDTITTPKGWEIPKHGNWMRVLVPVNHGFQEFVRVSRAPATTFSGYCIDVFTAVVERLPYEVSYEFIPFERPNGDPAGSYDDLIFQVFRGNYDAAVGDLSNRPNRSLYVDFTLPYTDTGISMILPVKRSKSSKNAWVFLKPLTWEVWLLSVCFFIFMGFVVWVLEHRINKGFRGPLQNQIGTSLWFSFSTMVFAHGDQLVSNLARFVVIVWCFVVLVLTQSYTASLSSLLTVQQLQPTDVSLLLKNGDIVGLQEDSFVQGILEQVGFYPDKLRTYNSIERLHELFEQGSISAAFDEAPYMKVFVSTYCSKYTVVETAFSKTDNGFSFVFRKGSHLTRDVSGVITNLQKEDQIRTIEDKCFGKQAICMGPNITGSSNRPLTLSLDSFWGLFLIAWLSSSLALLIFVAMFLYQHRHILICSDPNISFWRRICILLQMYDQEDISSHTITLQESVHSLVAVESSASSPRPLSSHSSQTASNIIVLEMQERLSTRLGDLNPNGQTTQEIA
- the LOC112191720 gene encoding glutamate receptor 2.8 isoform X1; this encodes MGLKLQMILERWRAEKLQLAMYIWEMESRRRFGVYSLQTCPLVRTIAVGDVELVEPCNFVITNSSLIISLAVAQDTTVPVNVGVVLDVDSLFGKIGLSCINMAISDFYASHASYKTRLLLHIRDSKGDVVVEAGEAVDLIKNLEVQAIIIGPESSMQAKYAMNLGDNAQVPIISFSTTSSSITTFPTSYFFRVAQNDSSQVKVIRSIIQNFGWSEAVPIYVDYEFGEGVIPYLTNALQEVDIRIPYWCVIPSMASDDQIVAKLHQLMTMQTRVFIVHMLPSLGSRLFAIAKEMGMMGEGYAWITTDRMTNFFGSIKSSVTDNMLGVIGLKSYVPNTEELEHFKLRWQMKFQKDNPTILNVKLDVFGLWAYDAVWALAMAVEKVRAANFNFQKLNISDHSTNILERLGVSQSDPELVQALSSTVFRGLSGNFSLLYGQLRSTNFQIVNVNGNGEREIGYWTLQEGLVRNLNSTSRSTNTSRFSFMDANAFGPIIWPGDTITTPKGWEIPKHGNWMRVLVPVNHGFQEFVRVSRAPATTFSGYCIDVFTAVVERLPYEVSYEFIPFERPNGDPAGSYDDLIFQVFRGNYDAAVGDLSNRPNRSLYVDFTLPYTDTGISMILPVKRSKSSKNAWVFLKPLTWEVWLLSVCFFIFMGFVVWVLEHRINKGFRGPLQNQIGTSLWFSFSTMVFAHGDQLVSNLARFVVIVWCFVVLVLTQSYTASLSSLLTVQQLQPTDVSLLLKNGDIVGLQEDSFVQGILEQVGFYPDKLRTYNSIERLHELFEQGSISAAFDEAPYMKVFVSTYCSKYTVVETAFSKTDNGFSFVFRKGSHLTRDVSGVITNLQKEDQIRTIEDKCFGKQAICMGPNITGSSNRPLTLSLDSFWGLFLIAWLSSSLALLIFVAMFLYQHRHILICSDPNISFWRRICILLQMYDQEDISSHTITLQESVHSLVAVESSASSPRPLSSHSSQTASNIIVLEMQERLSTRLGDLNPNGQTTQEIA